ATGACATACCTCAACAAGTCAAACGGTACAGTGAATCACGTTCGCCGGAAGAAGCAGGCCCCGTATCCTTTGCTGAAGGTCGCGCTCCCTACGGACGCTATCGCCTGCCAGCCTATGGGCCAGAGTTCAGGTCAGGCTCAGCCTGCGCGGAGTAGTACGCATGCTGGAGCGACGAGCCGATCGCATCGCAACACCTGCCACCAGCTGCCGGATGCAGGATACATGCAGCAACAACCGCAGCAACCGCAACAGCAGGGAAAGCTCACGCAGATACTCAGCAACATCTTTGGCAGCAAGTCACAGCACACTCAGCAACTCACTGATTAtccccaacaacagcagcagcagcagcaacagcaacaaccgcagCCATCGCTTGTGTTGAAGACAACACCAGGCCCATCAACCTCTGCGATAGGATCACAGCACACGTCTATCAACGGCCAGCAGTGCCACCAAGTCGCTAGCCAGCAATCAATCCAACATAACCGCTTTGGAATGTCCTCAGGATCTCGGTCTGCGCAACTCCATCACTGTATGGTACCAGGGTTGGAGACGATGCGATCATTGCAGTTGGAGCAATCGGTGTCTTCCCACCGGCAACAGTTCAGCGGAGGCGGCAGTGACGCAGCGAGTAGTCATAAAGGACGACGACCAAGCGTTGACACCGTTTCCACGTACTTGAGCCACGAAAGCCAAACCAGCAGCCGGCACCATCTTGATTCGTCTGAGTTCGATGTGCTCAACTGCTCCATGGGGAGTGATGAGGTGTTCATGCCAAGTAGTTTAGGTCAAACCGGCAGCCAGGATCAACCCAGACACTCGTGTGTTCAACGACCACCGGAACCTGCACATCCCGATGACGTCCGGCAGCAGCATGAGGCTCTGGTACGTGGAGCTCATGGACCAGATCCATTCTCGCCTCTATTGCCACTGGCCCATGCATCCAGTGACACGCTGGAGATAGTCGGGATGACGCGAGAGTCGAAAGCGATTGCCAAATTTGTCCACGTAGCTGATCCGCCACGCTGGCCCCATGCTCAGCCTTGTCCGATGTGTTTGGAGGAGTTGCGTCCGGGCAAGCAGAAGGTTAATGTGGCGCTGACGCGGTGCAAACATCTGATGCATCTGGACTGTCTGAACATGCTGCTGGTCAAGCAGCGTCGAGCTGCCTCACAGAAGGTGAGAGAAATGGTAGAGCTGCAGGTGATTTTGACCTCTATTAACTCGCATTGTGCTTTGTTCCAGAATTACTATATTGAATGTCCCACCTGCATGTCGGTGTACGGAGTGAAGTTCGGAAACCAGCCCGTGGGGAGCATGTCTTGGCAGCTACTACCTGGTGGCCTGCCAGGATATCCGCAGACAGGGATCTACGAAATCACTTACAAGTATGTATGCGCCCTTGTTAGACATGATGCCCTCTTACCATCGCTACTGTTGCAGCATTAGTTCAGGTGTGCAAGGACCTCGTCATCCCAACCCAGGGCTGGCCTTTTTTGCGGTTGGGTTTCCGCGCCGTTGCTATTTGCCAAACACCACGCTCGGTGCGAAGATCCTCTACTACCTGAGAGTGGCATTCTACCGTGGTCTGCTGTTCACGATTGGCCGTTCGGCGACTACCGGCATCGAGGATGTGGTGCTGTGGACTAGCGTCGAGCACAAGACTCAGATATCGATGTATCCCGATCCGCAGTACCTCGAACGCTGCTTGCAACAGCTGGTCCATCTGGGTGTTGCAGACTGAGCCACTGTCGATATTAGACAGAGGTTGTTAGTCAGCTATTAGTGCGGATATGTTTAGCAAAGCGAGACTAATCGAAGCCATTTATTCGCATTTATTGAAAGTCTACAGCATAAACACAGcgcatttttttatcaaattagGACGACCAAATGGTTAGGTCAAGTAAACATAAATCGTATCGGGATATTCGCATATATTCGATATTAGTTTCACATACATTATGACATTATCATTCATTTGCGTCGAGATTGAACAATTAGAATAGTTAAATAATtagcaaaaatatttttgcttAATATTCTTGCATAATGTCGAACCACGGATGGTAAAGTCTCTAAAAGAGCCAATGTCGGTAATACGTTCGCTTAGTTGAAAAGAACAGTTTGACGGTGTCAAATTAACGTATACACGTTCCTACTCGTTAATTTCCTATAGTCATGATAGTCCACGGCCTAACTTCCACGATTCGTTGACTCGAAAACATTGCAAAATTATTTCGCTATCATGCATGAAGCAAAGCACATAGCTTTGCCAACGAAAACCCACTGTTATGCATGCATATAAaggtttttggttggttttttagCTCGTCTAGGATTATTTGCAATGCAATACTTTACTGTATATTCGAGGAATAGTGTTTAAAGAACGCATGCTGACAACATCTCATTGTTGATCCTTATACCTAGTTCGGTTATTATTGGCTATACGGCTGGCATTATCATAGTGCGAATGGTTAattattgcatttaaatttaaatgctcCAATTTTCCGtcatgtttcgtttttatttgtaaCGTATCGAATAAGAAGCATCTATCACAGGTGCTTGATTTAATGGCAACAAGCAAATATTCGTTTTAATGTGAATCCGTATCTTCCGAGTCTTAGAAAGTAATacatttgttttgtgcttcGAATCTTGCTACTTGCTACCAAGAGATAATTAGAAACTAGTTACAGAATGCAGACAAACACGTAGAACAAACATTATGTCAAGTGAACGAAGTGTCAAACATCCCGGAAGGATTTAGGGTGCAATTAGAATACGCTATACGATTTTACAAAGCTGCTTTTCTCCGACGAGGAGTCATGACATACTCATTCATACTCATTCATAGTATAATTTATACTCCCGCAACGCATGAGCATGCTGCTACTGTCCTATTTCATAGTTTTATTCCACATATAATTACAAACCAGTATTTGATATTGAATAATGTGATAAAAAGGCAATTATTCATTCACACCGGATAGTATATCCAGGTCGTTCGGTATTTTTACGGTGTAGTAAATCAGCGCTTTAAAACACCCATTGCCATTTATCGTAGGAAAGAGATGTAGTTTAAGCTAGCAATCGAGTTCCATAATGATCTTTTTTTGAAAGTTACTGCTCTGGTAAATATTGCTCTTCCATAGAACTTGACTGTACTGGCGTCTTCCAAGCTAATGTTTTCGTATCTTACATTATTATAACTTATGTTCCTTTCTACACGTACATCGTTTTAAGCCCTACGATTCTGTCTGCTTTCGTTTAGAGAACGtcattttttgcattcaaaaaCGATTCGTATAACCTCAGGGTAGTTCGGTAGATAATTGCAAAAGTAAAGTGACAAAAGCGAGAAGCATACGTATAGAGGTCATGTTTATCTGAATGTGCAGGAtagtaattttttaaatcgatatATTTTCATGCTTGTTTCTACTCGTTACACTAGAGAAGCGTTACGTTGATTATGAGTAATCgattcgaaataaaaacaagacGTTTATTTTACGAAACATCTGCGGCGCTATGATCTATGTACAAATAGATtcaaatgtaaaaaatttgTCTAATGGTAGAAAGAATCgtgttaaaagaaacatgccTTCCGGGCTCGTAAGCCGAGACGTTTCTAGGAAGTTCTCCAAAGCAGCCCAGAATACACACAAATATAGATACACTGCTCTACTAAACAGTGAGCCGTTCTACCTCTAGTTACAAGCACCCACTGTGCGTGCACTCTAGCCACCTCTCTAGACACCTGATACACGCCTATTCCAGATAAAGGTGCCGTTTGCATTTCTAGCAGGAAAACCGACTCTTTGGACGCATTTCGGAAGGCGAATGGCGCCGCAGGAGAGATCAGATCGCCAGAGTCGCCATCATCGCGTAGGTGCGTACGCCCAAACCAGTGATGAAGTGACGTTTGCACTCCCGCTTATGTTCGGTCCGGAAGCAGTTGTTCGGGGGAGAAGCGTGTTTGTTCCACTAGGCGAGTGGTTTTCATCCGCTGCTTAATAACGGCAGCAACAGGGCTGAGAACACGCGTGTGGAAGATGCGCATCCTCCGCGAAGCAGCAAGATCTAGGGCGTCGCATTCTgccccctctccccctcccccttcgcCACCCACCACACCATCTCAACCCCCTTGAGGTAGGGGTGCGTTTTGCGATTCGCAATGAAACGCGCACCCTGTTCGCGGGTGTTGGGCAGCGCATGCTGGGTGAGTGGGAACGGAAACCGCCCGAGAACTGCAAGATAGTGTTTCAGCTTGCCCTTACACACTGAACGGTTGGGGAAGGGAAGGGTGCGTGGTTGCATAAGGGTGGCAGGAGGGTCTCGCGAGGAAAGTGAAGTTATTGTGCCAACTGGGCGAACTATAATACCGTTTAAAGGCTGGCTCCTGCAGCCCTCATGGAACGGAGCGAGATGGAACCAGCCGTCGAGAACGAAGATGGAGATGCAAAGGGCTCAGTTCAGCgtgagcaagagaaagagagagaaagagagagagtgtgtatGTGACATCAAGccaaacgagagcgagagagaacgagaggaGGCACGAGAAGGAACCGCGGTGATAGAGGAAAAGTGATCGAGAGCGAAAACGTGCCTTTTTTGTCTCAACGCCGTCGCTAGGGCATGCGCGGGTGGTTAGGGCCGGTAGTAGGGGTCTGAGGCATCGCCATCACCATTTGTTCCAGCTCCGTGGGCCTGGTGGCATTCCACCCTCTATCAGTCGTATGACGGCCGCTTTTCACTGCTGCACGAAGCGCTATAGCGAAATCCCATCCAGGGCGGCAGGTTCCTGGCCTGGCGTAAGCGGGAAGTGTCTCGGTATCTTGTGTCATTATCTGTCCCGGTGTGGAGAGGTCACCACACTGGATCACCAACTTCTGTTATCCCGGCAAAGGTGGCGTTTGATGAGGCATTAAATCGGTGTGTACGCGTGAAAATCGCTCGGACGCTGAAGAAGTGAATTGAGGGTAGGCGTGAAggtggtgggggagggaagGAAAGTGACCGGGGGTAGGAGAGGGCCGGGGGTGAGTGATTAGTGGAAGAGACAGGCGTAGTGGATGCGGAATGTTGTGACCACATCGTGGACATCTGCAGCAGAgtgcaaaattcaaatgaaagaCCTCCAAAAAATGAATCAGTGCGCCTCATCTGTGCTGTGACGGTGTTCTTCACCTCATCTGCTACGAGTGTCCTCATGAGTGTTTGAGAAATAGGCAAGTTCGATCAGTCATTCTCAACAATCAAACTATCTACCGTAATACAACTCGTAATCGGTGACTTCACGCATCTGGAGACCTATTTTTGGACGTGCTTTTACGGACGTTGAAGATAGTGTGTCTAGCTAGTATTGTTTCTCGTAATAGTGCGCCATAGTGCGGTGACCTTCTGAAAAAGCATTAaaggcaccaaaaaaaagcgcccccaAAACAGCACCCCTACCAGTGGAGATATATCTCGCAGGTATCATCACCAGCGCGAGTACTGCTGGCCGTTTGTGGAGCGCAGCGTTAACATGATACACTGTTCCGCGGTAAACTGATACCAGACGTGCAGAGGACAGCTGTGGTTGCTCGAGAAACGAGACGCAACCCC
This genomic interval from Anopheles nili chromosome X, idAnoNiliSN_F5_01, whole genome shotgun sequence contains the following:
- the LOC128729331 gene encoding protein deltex encodes the protein MSPPSHRVVVWEHEAPAVRSWLPYSPAVTQLLERAYGKNLTRVLLKDADPSLALYEVNLVQMQQSVSGASSVKNVAVRRCLYPASSPAALGIKWEWQSVLGKGGWNRYPLDIQSLIEQAWSNGEPMIDLEETAVGKPYLIDFTCMTYLNKSNGTVNHVRRKKQAPYPLLKVALPTDAIACQPMGQSSGQAQPARSSTHAGATSRSHRNTCHQLPDAGYMQQQPQQPQQQGKLTQILSNIFGSKSQHTQQLTDYPQQQQQQQQQQQPQPSLVLKTTPGPSTSAIGSQHTSINGQQCHQVASQQSIQHNRFGMSSGSRSAQLHHCMVPGLETMRSLQLEQSVSSHRQQFSGGGSDAASSHKGRRPSVDTVSTYLSHESQTSSRHHLDSSEFDVLNCSMGSDEVFMPSSLGQTGSQDQPRHSCVQRPPEPAHPDDVRQQHEALVRGAHGPDPFSPLLPLAHASSDTLEIVGMTRESKAIAKFVHVADPPRWPHAQPCPMCLEELRPGKQKVNVALTRCKHLMHLDCLNMLLVKQRRAASQKNYYIECPTCMSVYGVKFGNQPVGSMSWQLLPGGLPGYPQTGIYEITYNISSGVQGPRHPNPGLAFFAVGFPRRCYLPNTTLGAKILYYLRVAFYRGLLFTIGRSATTGIEDVVLWTSVEHKTQISMYPDPQYLERCLQQLVHLGVAD